cgcaatcgCCCCAGGACCTTCGCTGAAATAAGGCGTCGCGTGGTGGAGCATATTGcctctgagggagaggtgtgtgagaagcgcacGAGCGTCgcaccctcacgcccgagggcaCAGACACaggctcaacccgtcagggtcaacgagaccacgacgggaaggaaaaAGCAGGaagggagacgcccctacgaggcaaGAAAACCCCAACCCAGGGGTCAAGCGGGAGGAAATCATCTGGCCAGAGAAAGGGCCAGACCAACGAGGTAtgactttgtggtggagttgaaggacctaATCGACGTTCCTAATATAGCTGAAAGGTTGAAGCAACTGgtgaagactgacaaggtgctagggcctcgcaaggactcttggtgtgagttccacgaagctTTCGGTCACCACGTCAACAATTGCCTATCACTGGGGTACCTGTTGGACGAGTTAGTAAAAAGCGGGTTCTTGAAGGATTATCTCGTTGAACCCGCCAGAACCGCGACCCTGCCAGAACCAGCGAAGGAtcaagcgcacgagatgccgGTTCATGGCGAAGTCCACACCATTTCTGGTGGTTTTTCGAGAGAGGAGTAAATTCGATTGATGAAAAGATCTCAGGcgacccgtgggagtcagacctcgtgttcacgagggcgAACCTACGAGATGTTTTCccacacgacaatgaccccgaggtcatttcggttgtcacagcaggaagaaaggtgcacagggtgctgatcgaccagggaagttctgcagatgttatgttctggtcgaccttcaacaagctacgattgtcccccgaccttttgaggccctacaccgggtgcttgtatggatttgctgacaaccaggtggaagtacgTGGCTACTTGAAGTTGAGGACGACATTCACAGATGGAGCGGCCTAACGTACTGAAAGCATTCGATACTTAGTTGTAAACGCCAATTCGGcttacaacattctgttgggaagaccggcgttgaataggctgagagcagtagcctccacgcgccacatgaagatgaagatggcAGGGTGAttgtcatcaagtcagatcaggaagaAGCGCgaaaatgctacgaaaacagttTAAAGACAAAGAGAGGTGTGTTCATGGTGTTCGAACGTCCACCGAGTTTAGACACTGTGAAGGAAGTAGAGCCCTTGAACGAGGCGATGCCTACGGAGTCAACGCCTAGCGAGGCCGCACCTGTAAGGGCGACGCCTAAAGCAGATGCGCGCACAGAGGAGAGACATGACGACGCTtcgcccgtagaagaggcgaCGCCTGGAGATCACTACCGGGCGACGCCCCCTAAGGAAGATAGCAGAGACCAACCAGCGGCCAACTTGGTGGAGAGacagattggcggcaaaacgttcAAGCTGGGGCGTTTGTTGAGCCAAGAAGAACAGGACGAAGTGGTGGAGGTGATTTCACGTCACttagatgctttcgcatggtccgcctcagacatgccaggcatcgaccctgactttTTATGCCACCAccttagcatggacgccacggtccgccctgtgcgacagaggaggagaaagtttaacgaagaaaggcggCTCGTGGTGAGGGAAGAGACACAGAAGTTGTTGAGCGCCGAACACATCTGAGAAatccaataccccgagtggctggccaacgttgTTCTGGCGAAGAAAGCaaacgggaagtggaggatgtgtgtggacttcacggacttgaacaaggcgtgccccaaggactcatatccactacccagcattaacgccctggtggatagtgacTCGGGTTGCGAGATGCTGAGCTTTTTGGACGCTTtttcggggtacaaccagatcaagatgcacccgagggACGAGGGTAAAACAgcgttcatgacagagacaTGTAGCTATTGCTACAAAGTGAAGCCGTTtgggttaaagaatgcgggcgccacctatcagaggttaatggacaaggtcctggcgcccatgttgggaaggaacgtgcaagcctatgtagacgacatggtggtaacTTCGCGCGATAGGAGGCGACATACAACAGACCTGGAAGAGTTGTTTGCCACCATCTCAAAATATCGCCTCAAgctgaatcctgagaagtgtgtctttggGGTTGAGGCAGGAAAGTTTTAAGGCTTCATGCTTACAAAAAGAGGAATTGAAGCaaaccctgataagtgcgcaGCCATCATCGCTATGAGGAGCCCGACAtcagtaaaggaagtgcaacaaCTGACAGGGCGAATGGCAGCATTATCAAGGTTCGTTTCTACAGGAGGAGAGAAGGGACACCCCTATTTCAAGTGCCTcaaaagaaatagtcgctttgcgtGGACCGACGAGTGTGAAGCagctttcatcaagttgaaagagtacttggcgacacCACCCGTTCTTTGCAAACCAGTGGCAGCCGTGCCCCTCCGACTATACTTTGCGGTAACAGAGCAGGTCATCAGTTGTGTgctagtccaggagcaggaccaagtacagaggcccatctattttgtgagtaaggCCTTACAAGGCCCGGAGATGAGGTATCAGTCGCTGGAAAAGGCAGCATTGGTCGTGGTAttctcggccaggaggctctgccactactttcacagttttacagtaatggtgatgacgaacctccccatCTAGAAGGTACTGCAGAAACCTGATGTTgctggaaggatggttcgctgggcagtggagctgccagagtttgacatccagtacgagcccagAGGATCTATCAAAGGACAGGTATATGCGGATTTCGTTGCAGAGCTCTCACCCGAAGGCGACCAAGAGGTGGAGTCAGgatcgcagtggttgctctcagTCGATGGCTCCTCCAATCAACAAGGAAGTGGAgcaggaatagtcttggagggacctaatggtgtgctgatcgagcaagctTTGCGTTTCGCTTTTAAAGCAAGCAATAACCAGGCTGAGTACGAGGCACTGATCGCAgggatgctcctggccaaggagatgagtgcgcagaacctcctggtgaagagtgATTCACAGCTGATCACAGGGCAAGTCTCGTGAGAATTTCAAGCTAAGGACCCACAAATGGCGGCGTATTTAAGGTACGTCCAGCtgctgaagggagcatttagcgCTTTTGAGCTAGTACATgtcccaagagagcagaatgccagagctgacctgcttgccaagctggccagctcaggcaaggggggtagacagaggacagtaatccaagagatgctcaaagctccgcgaaaattcgtggaagataacagggtggacgtcctccatATTTGTACAGCGAGAGGGAgaccaaggagtcatcgttctttgACTCAAGATACGATGAAGACaccccgcatcagcacatacgcAAAAGCACCTGAGGAAGGAAAGCATACGTAGATATATGCTTTAGCTGAGGGAGACACTTGGATGACACCATACAGACGATACCTGGCAGAAGGGATTCTCCCAGCGGAACCAGAAGAAGGcaagaagattaagaggaaCGCTGCAAGATATACCCTGGTAGACGGGAtattgttcagacacgggttcacacaccccatcctgacgtgcgtaagcggcgaAGAGTGCACTGGGATAATGGGGGGAAGGTATTTAGCTTCTAAGGTGGTACAGGTCGGCTTCTACTGGCCGATAGTGAAAGAGGATTGGgtgcgacacgcccagcgttgcaagcagtgtcagaggcatgctgattggcacaaggcgccgccagaagagttgagATCCATATATAGTCCATGGCCCTTTCATACCTagggaatcgacatcctaggcCCGTTCCCACTAGCGATAAAACAGATGatgtatctgatcgtcgccattgaatacttcaccaaatggatagaggcggagcccgtggcccaaaTTACTGCGCACAAAGTGCAACACTTTGTCTGGAAAAAGATCGTATGTCGCTTCGGTGTGCCCAGGCGATTGGtgtccgacaatggcacccagtttgcaagccaacagttgagaaacctgtgcgcagaggtaggcatcaagcaggtgttcgcatcagtcgaacacccccagacgaatgaacaagtagagtcagcgaatagagttttgttgagaggactgaagagaaggttagagaaagctaaaggggcgtgggcagaagaagtgccaaggattgtatggacGTACAACACCACACCCCAATCCGCCACCATGGAAACGCCTTTCAGTCTAATATATGGGTCagacgcgatgatcccagtcGAGATCCATgaaagctcgccacgttaccagaattttgtggctgaagagtccaatgaagaaaggcgaGTGAACCTAGActtactagacgaagccagggaggaagcaagaataaaggccgaggcagtaaagagaagagtggagcgacagtataactctaaggtgaagcccCGACATTTCCAGGTTGGTGACTTAGTCATGAGGAATGCTCACCCATATGAGCAAGAGAATAAGTTATCTCCCaaatggaccggacccttcagagtcaCCAAAACCAAGGGGAATGGTTCATACGatctagagactttggaaggaggtcccATTCCACGCAGCTGGCATGCGCccaattaaaaattttatttcagttaagttatGAGTAACGAAATATGaattgtaaaggggacactctttttccctctcgggggttttttaatgaggtcacccaagtaaaagaGAAGTTCAAGAAAACTTTGTCTCAGTTTTTTCCTCCCACTCAAAGTGTAAGACCAAAGGTTAAAGAGATAAAAGACAAAAACTCAAGGCAGCGTCCGGCGtcaccaagatgaggcgtcgccaagaggatgGCGTCGTCAAACGTAGGCATCGCCTAAGCAAGGTGTCGCCAACAGGAGATGCCGCCAAGGTGGAACATCGCCAAGATAAAGGGTCGCCaatgtgaggcgtcgccaaacgTAGGCATCGCCGAATAGGGAGCAGACATCATAATCCAAAGCAAGTAGTAAGAACACGTGCGTTAGCCTAGAGGTCAAGATGACAGGTACGTCCAACACAAGGTAAAATCCGGGAGTTTTAGTTCTtaagcaggggttaagggattcctttgggacgccccctcctcaagtatgaacaactagccCCGATATCAGTTGGGAGCACTTTGccttggtgtttttagacaccatgaggacgatacggcgctgctgtaataggcctctcctcaggcgtgggcaccgAGCACCAAAGAGATAAG
This is a stretch of genomic DNA from Phaseolus vulgaris cultivar G19833 unplaced genomic scaffold, P. vulgaris v2.0 scaffold_32, whole genome shotgun sequence. It encodes these proteins:
- the LOC137817347 gene encoding uncharacterized protein — its product is MEDLEAHLTAFHTQMVLVGGSDAVWCKLFMSTLTGMAMDWFISLPDGHITSFPQLLQLFWEQYLANRAPPPVSYDLFDVKQYQGETLKEYINRFGAQVVKVGTKEEPMIVYAFKKGVCPGPFCESIIRNRPRTFAEIRRRVVEHIASEGEVCEKRTSVAPSRPRAQTQAQPVRVNETTTGRKKQEGRRPYEARKPQPRGQAGGNHLARERARPTRYDFVVELKDLIDVPNIAERLKQLVKTDKVLGPRKDSWCEFHEAFGHHVNNCLSLGYLLDELVKSGFLKDYLVEPARTATLPEPAKDQAHEMPVHGEVHTISGGFSREE